Proteins found in one Coffea eugenioides isolate CCC68of chromosome 5, Ceug_1.0, whole genome shotgun sequence genomic segment:
- the LOC113772346 gene encoding uncharacterized protein LOC113772346, translating into MYSFENLLFPALYIPLFPTFAGIQKRSKQNLAEQRKYRYLGLMTRVATILYPQNCGFFLTFFQYIQVCLLFSSWSSFSVRAKRSLEFPESPSQNEAFLTDTPPKRATKAGNIKDNPAKKAKPKQD; encoded by the exons ATGTACAGCTTTGAGAACTTACTATTTCCAGCCTTATATATACCTTTGTTTCCCACTTTTGCCGGTATTCAGAAGAGGAGCAAACAAAATCTAG CCGAGCAAAGAAAATATAG GTACTTGGGGCTTATGACTAGAGTGGCAACAATCCTTTACCCCCAGAACTGTGGTTTCTTCCTTACTTTCTTCCAATACATCCAGGTCTGCTTGCTGTTCTCCTCATGGTCTTCATTTTCTGTACGTGCAAAAAGAAGCCTTGAGTTTCCAGAAAGTCCATCTCAAAATGAAGCTTTCCTGACAGACACTCCTCCTAAACGTGCAACAAAAGCTGGCAATATCAAAGACAACCCAGCAAAGAAAGCTAAGCCTAAGCAAGACTGA
- the LOC113771671 gene encoding putative late blight resistance protein homolog R1A-3 gives MASSSIPCIRSAIDDLGFLRNICGFWKRHFFHTPIGGLAFLRTFLLCARKCSNHVDANLAALLVRIEDVISRRAQEIHSFRLATLEGDKFPDDVVRTAYQLVKEIGSFNQEINHWYVVFSDCSSGQSTDSLVNKDDLMELMDSLLENLVDFSYWQNAPDLEVVEHTGAFRVKLTFLKNFLHFITLHEVEDGQLELLLTRTEAVAVNVARHIFMCGSIKCKEELMQIKNGDSCKLMQNIVPVETCKALIASNLSSHSDREIDEQMLKDFVDMLLSNLWDILKSGTCLMIHLRDQLQKLYEGLRSVRNILKEKPKKFDEKMRDLTGLVVHDAGLAIFSLSLNAMNDELVNEMHLVSSDLLENFKVIQATVAEEFPKRSSFKFPRTNELGFIDFLLKYMMDLTSPEASSVAFVSYPIQTIQEELVFLRSFLQKIVELRNENEELQSLWDRVVQVAYRVEFLIDSLLVGYILDSSSMSFDSVVEEIKIIKAQALNFHSKMLDLKVEGVTKRIDHMPSQGSKPMINDVVVGFKDEATSIINRLTRGSRQVQIVPIVGMPGLGKTTLAKKIYYDASVMYHFHTRAWCTVSQVYHKKNLLLEILTCIDSKLSKKFFEMSEEDLAHQVKKCLLRNKYLIVLDDVWDSEVWKGLEASFPDDGNGSRVILTSRLCDIAPQGKLDQEPHSLRRLTHDESWDLLQEKFCPGKDSLPPELCELRTQILEMCQGLPLTIVILAGILANMEQSGWKEVVQSLSSSNISSTEQCTAALELSYRHLPDNLKPCFLYFGGFPEDHEHTIERLIWLWVAEGFVQTTRSKSAVDVANDFMLNLIGRSLVMVSKQRCTGGVKACRIHDLLHEFCVTKAKEEKFLQLVRGYDELYAFNVPHHLRRLCINSKPEHFQESRLSIPAVRCLLFFKFGPREPYTWFDLSFIFQVFKLLRVLDLSQINLGATLPREIGSLVQLRYLAVLGNMKSIPSSITNLSNLETLILEIYGWLISLPDTIWNMKRLRHLHLKDESLRGGFDLPTENLDNSSQLCNLDTFSWVSLSSWENMDKILRKIPNIRKLKCRLYVDCDPAKEGSYKILVLDFLGQLESLNLRFRTEIDERYPFEFHFSLTIKKLTLSGFCLPWSDISAIADLPNLQVLKLLEQTFVGEEWNMKEEEFPKLQFLKLASLDIVKWTALECENSFPRLQKLVLENCYNLAEIPSSLGNVSTLDIIELSDCPNCASSVNEVQEEQISMGNTDFKVISSSRDVLSLYISELLLSSDMH, from the coding sequence ATGGCCTCCAGTAGTATTCCTTGTATCCGCTCCGCCATAGATGATCTGGGGTTCCTGAGGAACATTTGTGGATTTTGGAAGCGTCATTTTTTCCACACCCCAATAGGGGGCCTAGCATTTCTGAGAACATTTCTTCTGTGCGCAAGAAAGTGTAGTAATCATGTTGATGCAAATCTAGCAGCTCTGCTAGTTAGGATTGAAGATGTCATATCCAGAAGGGCACAGGAGATTCACTCCTTTCGTCTCGCTACTTTGGAAGGTGACAAATTTCCAGATGACGTTGTGCGTACTGCCTATCAATTAGTAAAAGAAATCGGATCTTTcaatcaagaaataaaccatTGGTACGTTGTTTTCTCAGATTGCTCGTCAGGGCAGTCTACTGATTCCCTTGTCAATAAAGATGACCTTATGGAACTCATGGACTCTCTTCTGGAGAATCTGGTGGATTTCAGTTATTGGCAAAATGCTCCAGATCTGGAAGTAGTAGAACACACCGGAGCCTTTAGAGTGAAGCTTACATTCTTGAAAAACTTTCTGCATTTTATCACTCTGCATGAAGTTGAAGATGGGCAATTGGAACTGTTATTGACTCGTACTGAAGCTGTGGCTGTTAATGTAGCAAGACATATTTTTATGTGCGGGTCTATCAAGTGTAAAGAAGAGCTGATGCAAATCAAGAATGGAGACTCTTGCAAACTGATGCAGAATATTGTTCCCGTAGAGACTTGCAAGGCCCTGATTGCTTCTAATTTATCAAGCCACTCAGACAGGGAAATAGATGAGCAGATGTTGAAGGACTTCGTGGATATGCTCTTATCTAATCTATGGGACATATTAAAGTCTGGTACTTGTCTTATGATTCATCTAAGAGATCAACTGCAAAAGCTTTATGAGGGACTAAGATCCGTGAGAAACATTCTCAAGGAGAAGCCAaagaaatttgatgaaaaaatgagAGATCTTACTGGACTTGTGGTCCATGATGCAGGACTGGctattttctctctttctctcaaCGCAATGAATGACGAATTGGTCAACGAAATGCATCTTGTATCTTCTGATTTGCTAGAAAACTTTAAGGTTATCCAGGCAACAGTTGCAGAGGAATTCCCAAAAAGATCATCCTTCAAATTTCCTAGGACCAATGAGTTGGGATTTATCGATTTTCTTCTGAAATACATGATGGATTTGACAAGTCCTGAGGCAAGTTCAGTTGCTTTCGTAAGCTATCCAATTCAAACAATccaggaagaacttgttttctTGCGCTCTTTTCTGCAAAAAATTGTGGAGTTGCGCAATGAAAATGAGGAGCTTCAATCACTTTGGGATCGTGTTGTACAGGTAGCATATAGGGTGGAATTTCTTATCGACTCCTTACTGGTTGGATATATTCTGGACTCTTCCTCAATGTCCTTTGATTCCGTTGTGGAAGAAATTAAGATCATCAAAGCTCAAGCCTTGAATTTTCATAGCAAAATGCTTGATCTCAAAGTTGAGGGAGTTACCAAGAGAATCGATCACATGCCATCACAGGGAAGTAAGCCAATGATCAACGACGTGGTGGTGGGATTCAAGGATGAGGCAACATCGATAATCAATCGCCTCACAAGAGGATCACGCCAGGTGCAAATAGTTCCCATTGTAGGTATGCCAGGACTTGGTAAGACAACTTTAGCTAAAAAAATTTACTATGATGCTTCAGTCATGTACCATTTTCATACGCGCGCTTGGTGTACCGTTTCTCAAGTTTATCACAAGAAAAATCTGTTGCTTGAAATTTTGACTTGTATTGATTCCAAGctttccaaaaaattttttgagatGAGTGAAGAAGATCTGGCTCATCAAGTCAAAAAATGTTTGCTAAGGAACAAATATCTTATTGTTTTGGATGATGTATGGGACAGTGAAGTATGGAAAGGATTGGAAGCGTCATTCCCTGATGATGGAAATGGAAGTAGAGTTATCTTGACAAGTCGACTCTGTGATATTGCTCCTCAAGGTAAACTCGACCAAGAGCCTCATTCTCTTCGTCGACTCACTCATGATGAGAGCTGGGATCTGCTACAAGAAAAGTTTTGTCCTGGAAAAGATTCGCTTCCTCCAGAATTATGTGAACTCCGGACCCAGATTTTGGAAATGTGTCAAGGATTACCTCTTACTATTGTCATTCTTGCTGGAATTCTAGCAAACATGGAGCAATCTGGCTGGAAGGAGGTTGTGCAAAGTTTAAGTTCAAGCAATATTTCTAGTACAGAACAATGCACTGCTGCATTGGAGTTGAGTTACAGACATTTACCAGACAATTTGAAGCCATGTTTCCTTTATTTTGGAGGATTTCCAGAAGACCATGAACACACTATCGAGAGGTTGATTTGGTTATGGGTGGCCGAAGGATTTGTGCAAACAACTCGTTCAAAGAGCGCAGTGGATGTGGCAAATGATTTTATGTTGAATCTCATAGGCAGGAGCTTAGTCATGGTATCTAAACAAAGATGCACTGGGGGAGTCAAAGCTTGTCGGATTCATGATTTGTTACATGAGTTTTGTGTGACAAaagccaaagaagaaaagtttctGCAGTTGGTACGTGGGTATGATGAACTTTATGCTTTCAATGTGCCACACCACCTACGCCGCTTATGCATCAATTCTAAGCCGGAGCACTTCCAAGAGTCAAGGCTATCTATCCCGGCTGTTCGATGTTTATTGTTCTTCAAATTTGGACCAAGGGAACCATACACTTGGTTTGATCTTTCATTCATCTTTCAGGTCTTCAAACTTCTCAGAGTGTTAGATTTAAGCCAAATAAATCTAGGAGCTACTCTTCCTAGAGAAATAGGGTCGCTTGTTCAGTTGAGATACTTGGCAGTTCTTGGTAATATGAAGTCCATCCCATCATCCATAACCAATCTCTCGAATTTGGAAACTCTTATTCTGGAAATATATGGTTGGCTGATTTCTTTGCCGGATACTATATGGAATATGAAAAGGCTAAGGCATTTACATTTGAAGGACGAAAGCCTAAGGGGAGGTTTCGATTTGCCCACGGAAAATCTTGACAACTCTTCACAGTTGTGCAATTTGGACACTTTCTCCTGGGTAAGCCTTTCTTCTTGGGAAAACATGGACAAGATACTCAGAAAAATTCCAAACATCCGCAAGCTGAAATGCAGGCTCTATGTAGATTGTGATCCTGCTAAGGAGGGTAGCTACAAGATTCTAGTACTTGACTTTCTAGGTCAACTAGAATCGCTCAATCTAAGATTCAGAACAGAAATTGACGAGCGCTATCCCTTTGAGTTTCATTTCTCTTTGACTATTAAAAAATTGACTCTCTCTGGCTTTTGCTTGCCTTGGAGTGATATATCTGCAATTGCAGATCTACCCAATCTTCAGGTTCTCAAATTGCTCGAGCAAACCTTTGTCGGGGAAGAATGGAACATGAAAGAAGAGGAATTCCCCAAACTTCAATTCTTGAAATTAGCTTCGTTGGACATTGTTAAATGGACTGCCTTGGAGTGCGAGAACAGTTTTCCTCGTCTGCAGAAATTGGTATTGGAAAACTGTTATAATTTGGCGGAGATACCATCTTCTTTGGGAAATGTTTCAACTCTTGACATAATTGAGCTGTCTGATTGTCCCAACTGTGCAAGTTCAGTAAATGAAGTTCAAGAAGAACAAATCAGCATGGGAAACACTGATTTCAAGGTTATTTCATCGTCAAGGGATGTACTTTCTTTGTATATTTCTGAATTACTTTTGTCGTCAGACATGCATTAA
- the LOC113770364 gene encoding probable pterin-4-alpha-carbinolamine dehydratase, chloroplastic has protein sequence MAASTSHLCSILSLNSSLPSVLSSQRSAAAFVFFSCKTDQRRRRRSTGIVASGADFLGDFGARDPFPAEVESNFAEKVLGNVNTEHKILIPTATALSLAQQDCTPISPNEQPISEDEAKKLLLKVVGWRLINGEEGLRLQCIWKLRDFQCGIELINRIYKAIGATGHFPSLHLEESNQLRAELWTSSIGGLSMNDFIVAAKIDQVKSSDLIPRKRVWA, from the exons ATGGCTGCTTCCACAAGCCATCTGTGCTCTATTCTTTCTTTGAATTCATCTCTTCCCAGTGTTCTTTCAAGTCAAAGGTCTGCTGCTGCTTTCGTCTTTTTCAGCTGCAAGACTGAtcagaggaggaggaggagaagtaCTGGGATAGTTGCAAGTGGGGCGGATTTTCTGGGGGATTTCGGGGCGAGGGACCCTTTTCCGGCTGAAGTTGAGAGCAATTTTGCGGAGAAAGTACTGGGGAATGTGAATACTGAGCATAAAATCTTGATCCCAACTGCAACTGCTCTGTCTTTAGCCCAGCAAGATTGTACTCCCATCTCACCTAATGAGCAGCCCATTTCTGAAGATGAAGCCAAGAAGCTCTTGCTCAAG GTTGTTGGATGGAGATTGATAAATGGAGAAGAGGGGCTACGGCTGCAATGCATATGGAAGTTGAGAGATTTCCAATGTGGGATTGAACTGATCAACAGGATATACAAGGCTATTGGTGCTACAGGGCACTTCCCTAGTCTTCACCTTGAGGAGTCCAATCAACTAAGAGCTGAACTATGGACTTCTTCAATTG GAGGTCTGAGCATGAACGATTTCATTGTAGCTGCTAAAATAGATCAGGTTAAATCGTCAGATCTCATTCCCAGAAAGAGAGTTTGGGCATAA
- the LOC113770957 gene encoding putative late blight resistance protein homolog R1B-14 has product MDLVSYQDFLERLKLIKAAVAETRPETSSSNFPRTNELGFIAFLQKYMMELTSSEAGSVALVNYPIQTIQEELIFLHPFLEKIVELRNEDEELQAFWDRVVEVAYKAEFLIDSLLVGDVLDSSSISFDSIVEELKIIKAVAMKIFESNRLDLKVKEVTKSLNHMPPQSSKPIISDVVVGLEDEATSIINRLTRGSSQLQIIPIVGMPGLGKTTLAKKVYNDSSVMSHFYARAWCTVSQTYYKKNLLLQILTSIHTKLHDKFVEMSEEDLAAEVRRGLLRTKYLIVLDDIWDTEAWNALEASFPDNRNGSRVIMTSRNRDLAAPRGELDEGPHFLRPLTPDESWDLLSKRLFPGKDLPPPELCELRMQIVEMCQGLPLTIVILAGILANEDQYSWKKVVEGLNSSMLSSTEQCTAALELSYNNLPDYLKPCFLYFGAFPEDHEHATERLNWLWVAEGFAQKTQFKSAEDVANDHMMALINRSLVMVSKQRSIGGVKTCRVHDLLYEFCVRKGRQENFVQLVSGYDELYTISVPHNLRRLCINSNPGHFCKSRELELLVHLRYLAVVGDLESIASSMSNLLNLETLILETFDSAVSLPDTIWNLKKLRHLVLKGDCLDEYCELQLPTYNLENAEHLCDLNTLSRVMLPSWDTIDKMFRKFPNIHKLKCSFYEANDSRDSADKVLALDFLSGLESLTLKFINHTGVLCQFEFQFPLTIRKLTLSGFLFPWSKISEIQNLPNLAVLKLLDGAFQGKIWNMEEEEGFPKVSFLKIASLDIVNWTASEYMDCFPSLRKLVLEDCQFLEEIPSGLGSSTLETIEASDCPFSASFIQPLQEEQMDMGNTDLKIHISSSKMNY; this is encoded by the exons ATGGATCTCGTGTCTTACCAAGATTTTCTGGAAAGGCTCAAGCTTATCAAGGCAGCAGTTGCAGAGACACGTCCAGAAACATCATCATCCAACTTTCCTAGGACCAATGAGTTGGGCTTTATTGCTTTTCTTCAAAAATATATGATGGAACTGACTAGTTCTGAGGCTGGTTCTGTTGCTCTTGTAAACTATCCAATTCAAACAATACAGGAAGAACTTATCTTCTTACACCctttcttggagaaaattgTGGAATTGCGCAATGAAGATGAGGAGCTCCAAGCATTTTGGGACCGTGTTGTAGAGGTGGCATACAAGGCAGAGTTTCTTATCGACTCCTTACTAGTTGGAGATGTTCTTGATTCTTCTTCCATATCATTTGATTCTATTGTAGAAGAACTTAAGATCATCAAAGCTGTGGCCATGAAGATTTTTGAGAGCAATAGACTTGATCTCAAAGTTAAGGAGGTTACGAAGTCACTAAATCACATGCCACCACAGTCAAGCAAGCCAATAATCAGTGATGTGGTGGTGGGATTGGAGGATGAGGCAACCTCAATAATCAATCGACTCACAAGAGGATCATCCCAACTGCAAATAATTCCTATTGTAGGTATGCCAGGACTTGGTAAGACTACATTAGCcaaaaaagtttacaatgatTCTTCAGTTATGTCGCATTTTTATGCACGTGCTTGGTGTACTGTCTCTCAAACGTATTACAAGAAAAATCTGTTGCTTCAAATTTTGACTTCTATTCATACCAAGCTTCATGACAAATTTGTTGAGATGTCTGAAGAAGATTTGGCTGCAGAAGTCAGAAGAGGTTTGCTAAGGACAAAATATCTCATtgttttggatgatatatggGACACTGAAGCATGGAACGCATTGGAAGCATCATTTCCTGATAACCGAAATGGAAGTAGAGTGATCATGACAAGTCGAAATCGTGATCTTGCTGCTCCGAGAGGTGAACTTGATGAAGGACCTCATTTCCTTCGTCCACTCACTCCTGATGAGAGTTGGGATTTGCTAAGTAAAAGGTTATTTCCTGGAAAAGACTTGCCTCCTCCAGAATTATGCGAACTCCGAATGCAAATCGTGGAAATGTGTCAAGGACTACCACTTACCATCGTCATTCTTGCTGGAATTCTAGCAAATGAGGACCAATATAGTTGGAAAAAGGTAGTGGAAGGTTTAAACTCGAGCATGCTCTCTAGTACAGAACAATGCACTGCTGCATTAGAGTTGAGTTACAACAATTTACCAGATTATTTGAAGCCATGCTTTCTATACTTTGGAGCGTTTCCTGAAGATCATGAACACGCTACAGAGAGGTTGAATTGGTTATGGGTGGCTGAAGGATTTGCACAAAAAACTCAGTTCAAGAGCGCAGAGGATGTGGCAAATGATCACATGATGGCTCTTATTAACAGAAGTTTAGTCATGGTTTCCAAACAAAGATCCATTGGTGGAGTCAAAACCTGCCGTGTTCACGATTTGCTTTATGAGTTTTGTGTAAGAAAAGGCAGACAGGAAAATTTTGTGCAGCTGGTGAGCGGGTATGATGAACTATATACTATCAGTGTGCCACACAATCTACGCCGCTTATGCATCAACTCTAATCCAGGACACTTTTGCAAGTCCAG AGAACTGGAATTACTTGTTCACTTGAGGTACCTGGCAGTTGTTGGAGATCTGGAGTCAATTGCATCATCAATGTCCAATCTCTTGAATCTGGAAACTTTAATTCTGGAAACGTTTGATAGCGCTGTCTCACTACCAGATACTATATGGAATCTTAAGAAACTGAGGCACTTGGTATTAAAAGGCGACTGCCTAGATGAATATTGTGAGCTTCAGTTGCCCACCTACAATCTTGAGAATGCTGAACATTTGTGTGATTTGAATACGTTGTCCAGAGTAATGCTTCCTTCTTGGGATACCATTGACAAGATGTTTAGAAAATTTCCCAATATCCACAAGCTCAAATGCAGTTTCTACGAGGCTAATGATTCTAGGGATTCAGCTGACAAGGTTCTAGCGCTTGACTTCTTAAGTGGACTAGAATCACTCACTCTCAAGTTCATTAACCATACAGGTGTTCTATGCCAGTTTGAGTTTCAATTTCCTTTGACAATTAGAAAATTGACTCTATCCGGCTTTCTCTTCCCTTGGAGCAAAATATCAGAAATTCAAAATCTACCCAATCTTGCAGTTCTCAAATTACTCGATGGGGCCTTTCAGGGAAAAATATGGAACATGGAAGAAGAAGAGGGGTTCCCTAAAGTTagtttcttgaaaattgctTCCCTGGATATTGTCAATTGGACAGCCTCCGAGTACATGGACTGTTTTCCTAGTCTAAGGAAATTAGTATTGGAAGATTGTCAGTTTTTGGAGGAGATCCCTTCTGGTTTGGGGAGCTCAACTCTTGAAACAATTGAGGCCTCTGATTGTCCCTTCTCTGCAAGTTTTATACAGCCACTTCAGGAGGAGCAAATGGACATGGGAAACACTGATCTGAAGATTCACATTTCATCCTCTAAAATGAATTACTGA